The DNA region TATTAGACTCAAGTAAGTTATTTTAGGAGGAAGTACATGTTTTTGGAAAAACTAGAAGTAGGCGTCTATAGGGTTAACTGTTACGTAATTGCGGATAAAAATTCGATGAGCGCAGCTGTGATTGATCCAGGTGCTGATTTTGAGAATATAAGAGATATAATTGAAGACAATGGTTTTGATTTAAAATACATTATCCTAACACATGCTCATGGAGATCATATTGGAGCAATAAACTATTTAAAGGATACTTATAATCCCAAAATAGTAATTCATTATTTGGAAAAAGAAATACTTGAAAACCCAGACTATAATTTTTCAAAGCAATTAGGAATGAATTCAGTTTCTTCTAATGCTGATTTGATGCTCCACGATGGAGATACTTTGGAACTTGGGGATTTAAAGCTGGAAATTATGCATACACCAGGTCATACAAAGGGAAGTATGTGCATATTGGTAAATGAAATAATGTTCAGTGGAGACACATTGTTTGCTGGATCTATGGGAAGAACAGATTTATACAGTGGGGATTCCGATAGAATGAAAGCTTCGCTGAAAAAACTAAAGCAGCTTACAATAAATTATACTGTTCTTCCAGGACACGGGGGCGCAACAACTCTAGAGTATGAAAAAACCTCAAATCCATTTATGAGAGATGAGTTCCATGATTATTAAAGTTGACAATCAAAGTGTTGAATTTGAAGTAAAGCAACTCTTAAATTCATTTCATATTAGTGATGAACTTGAAATTGAAATGTTTAGGAGTGCTAAAGATATTTCAACTATTATAAAAAATGATGGCGAAAAGCTATGCTTTATAGAAAAAGTCGATGATGGCTTTAAAGAAACTATATCCTATAAAAAAGCTTTATTTAAAGCTCTAAAAAGTATTTATCCTAGTTCAAATCATCCTTGGGGGATACTCACAGGAATTAGACCAGTTAAAATAGCTCAGGATTTAATAAAGAAGAACATAGATTATATAACAATAAAAAAAATGTTGAATAAAATATATTATATTTCTGATGAAAAAATAGATTTGATGTTGAGAATAGCAAAAATTCAATCTAAATATCTTGATGATATAGAGAAATCATATTCAATTTATATAAGTATCCCATTTTGCCCTTCAAGATGTAACTATTGTTCTTTTTTTTCATGTAGCTTAGATAAAGGACAAAATTTAATAGATCCATATCTAGATAGCTTAGAAAAGGAACTAAAATTCTTTTATAGTAATAAGGTTATTTACGATAAAGAATTGTTGTCGATTTACATTGGTGGGGGAACCCCTAGTACTCTATCAATTAATCAATTTCAAAGACTTATTAAAATTCTTCAAACTTATGTTCCGCTTAAAAACGTTAAAGAGTTTACTTTCGAAGCAGGAAGACCTGATACTTTGGATAGGGAAAAACTCGAAGCTATCAAAATGTCGCCTGTAACTAGATTATCGATAAATCCACAGACTATGAACGACGTTACTTTAAAAAAAATTGGAAGAAATCATACAGTAAGTGATATTATTGAATGTTTTAAAATTTCTAGAGATATAGGCTTTGATAATATTAATATGGATTTGATTTTAGGATTAGAAGATGAGTCTATAGAAAATATAACTAAAACTTTAAGTCATATAAAAGAATTAAAACCAGATAGCTTGACTGTCCATACTCTAGCGATAAAAAAAGCTTCAACATTAATTAATGATTCGCAAGGGGCGTTAGATAAGTTAAGGACGTATAATATTGAAGACTTCATGAAGATATCCGCAGATGCAGCAGATTACTTAGGTATGAAACCATATTATCTATACAGACAAAAAAATATGTTATCAAATTTAGAAAATATAGGATATGCATTAGAAGACAAAATATCTCTATATAATATTGCAATTATGGAAGAAAAGCAAACAATAATTGCTTTTGGTTCTGGAAGTGTTTCAAAATTTACATATCCAGAAGAAAATAGAATTGAAAGAGTATCCAATATTAAAGATGTAAAATTGTATATAGATAATGTTGAACAAGTTATAGCAAAGAAAAATAAGGAGGTAGAAAAGTGGATATAAAGAGGCCAAGAGGAACTCAAGATGTACTACCTAAGGATATAAATAAATGGAATTATGTAGAAACCTTATTTAAAAAAGTATGCTCGGATTTTGGTTATGGAGAAATGAGAACTCCTGATTTTGAATATACAGAGCTTTTTAAACGTGGAGTAGGAGATACTACTGATATTGTTCAAAAGGAGATGTTTACTTTTGAAGCAAAGTCCAAGGAAAGTATAACTCTAAAACCAGAAGGAACGGCTCCAGTTGTAAGAGCTTATATTGAGAATAAACTATATGCAGATCCACAGCCATCCAAATTTTTTTACATAACACCTTGTTTTAGATATGAAAAGCCACAAGCTGGTAGACTCAGAGCTTTCCATCAATTTGGAATTGAAATTTTTGGCACAGATAGCTCTTCAGCAGATGCAGAAGTTATTTCTTTAGCAGTAGAATTTTTTAGACGACTTGAAATTGATGATAAAATCGAGCTGAGGATAAATTCTGTAGGGACTTTAGAAAGTAGAAAAGAATATAATAAAATCCTTAGGGATTATCTTAAGCCAAATTATGATAATCTCTGTCAGACTTGCAAGGATAGATTTGAAAAAAATCCAATGAGAATTATTGATTGTAAGAATGAAACCTGTAAAGCAATATCACACGATGCACCGCTAATGATTGACCATTTGGATGAAGAAAGCAAATTACACTTTGAAAAGCTTAAAAAATATCTTACTGCAATGAAAATAGATTATACAATTGATCCACATATTGTAAGAGGCTTAGATTATTATACAAAATCAGCTTTTGAATTTGTATCAAATGACATAGGCAGTCAATCTACAGTTTGCGGTGGAGGAAGGTATGATGGTTTAATAGAGGAGCTAGGTGGTCCTAAAATTCCAGGTGTAGGCTTTGGATTAGGGATAGAAAGATTATTATTGCTTCTAGATAATCTAGAAAAAGATATAAATCAGCAGCCAAGCTTAGATGTGTTTATAGCTTCTATGGGAGAAGCTGCCGAAATCGAAGCATTTAAAATTTTATATGATTTGAGAAAAACTGGTATAAGCTGTGAGAAAGATCATGTGGGTAAGAGTATAAAAGCTCAGTTTAAATATGCTGATAAGCTAAATAGCAGATTCACTATTGTACTAGGTGATGATGAAATAAATAATCAGATAGTTACGGTGAAAGATATGTCAAATTCTACTCAGACCCAAATTAAGCTAGATGACATAGTAAATTACTTTAAAAATTTGAAATAAAGATAAATATAGGAGGGATAATATGAAAAGGACTCATTATTGTGGGGATTTAAGAAATGAACATATAAATCAAGAAGTTGTGTTAATGGGATGGGTGCAAAGAGCTAGAAATCTTGGTGGTTTAATTTTTGTTGATTTAAGAGACAGAGAAGGAATATGCCAAATAGTATTTGATGAAGAGATTGATAAGCAAGCATTTGAAAAAGCAAGTAAAATTGGAAGTGAATATGTAATTGCAATTAGCGGAATAGTAAGGGAAAGAAGTTCAAAAAATAGCAATATTCCAACTGGAGATATAGAAATCTTTGCTAATAGTATAGACATTTTAAATGAAGCAAATACTCCACCAATTTATATTAAGGACGATGATGATGTTTCTGAAAACTTAAGACTAAAATACAGATATTTAGATCTTAGAAAACCTAAAATGCAGAAAAATTTTATTTTAAGGCATAAAGTAACTCAAATTGTAAGAAACTTCTTGTCTCAAGAAGGATTTATAGATGTTGAAACGCCTATGCTTACTAAGCCTACGCCAGAAGGTGCTAGAGATTATCTGGTACCAAGTAGAGTTAGCAATGGTAAATTTTATGCACTCCCTCAATCTCCACAGCTATTTAAGCAACTTTTGATGGTATCTGGAATGGATAGATATTACCAAATAGTTAAGTGCTTTAGAGATGAAGATTTAAGAGCAGATAGACAACCTGAATTTACCCAGATAGACTGCGAAATGTCTTTTGTGGATATGGAAGATGTAATGCAGATTATGGAGAGATTAATAGCCAAGGTATTTGATGAAGCGCTAAATGTAAAAATAGATTTGCCATTACAAAGAATGACTTATGATGAAGCTATGTCAAGATTCGGTTCAGATAAACCAGATGTAAGATTTGGATTTGAAATAGTTGATTTAACTGAAGAAGTTAAAGATTGTGGGTTTTCAGTATTTGAAACTAGTGCAATGGAAGAAGGTAAAAGTGTAAGGGCAATAAACATTAATGGATATGAATCTAATTTCACGAGAAAAGGAATAACAGCTCTTGAAGATGTGGCAAAGACGTATGGAGCAAAGGGATTAGCATGGATTAAGCTTACTTCAGAGGGAGTTAATTCACCTATTTCTAAATTTATAAATGATGAAGCGATGAATAGAATTTTATCTAAAATG from Acetoanaerobium noterae includes:
- the hisS gene encoding histidine--tRNA ligase; amino-acid sequence: MDIKRPRGTQDVLPKDINKWNYVETLFKKVCSDFGYGEMRTPDFEYTELFKRGVGDTTDIVQKEMFTFEAKSKESITLKPEGTAPVVRAYIENKLYADPQPSKFFYITPCFRYEKPQAGRLRAFHQFGIEIFGTDSSSADAEVISLAVEFFRRLEIDDKIELRINSVGTLESRKEYNKILRDYLKPNYDNLCQTCKDRFEKNPMRIIDCKNETCKAISHDAPLMIDHLDEESKLHFEKLKKYLTAMKIDYTIDPHIVRGLDYYTKSAFEFVSNDIGSQSTVCGGGRYDGLIEELGGPKIPGVGFGLGIERLLLLLDNLEKDINQQPSLDVFIASMGEAAEIEAFKILYDLRKTGISCEKDHVGKSIKAQFKYADKLNSRFTIVLGDDEINNQIVTVKDMSNSTQTQIKLDDIVNYFKNLK
- the aspS gene encoding aspartate--tRNA ligase, which encodes MKRTHYCGDLRNEHINQEVVLMGWVQRARNLGGLIFVDLRDREGICQIVFDEEIDKQAFEKASKIGSEYVIAISGIVRERSSKNSNIPTGDIEIFANSIDILNEANTPPIYIKDDDDVSENLRLKYRYLDLRKPKMQKNFILRHKVTQIVRNFLSQEGFIDVETPMLTKPTPEGARDYLVPSRVSNGKFYALPQSPQLFKQLLMVSGMDRYYQIVKCFRDEDLRADRQPEFTQIDCEMSFVDMEDVMQIMERLIAKVFDEALNVKIDLPLQRMTYDEAMSRFGSDKPDVRFGFEIVDLTEEVKDCGFSVFETSAMEEGKSVRAININGYESNFTRKGITALEDVAKTYGAKGLAWIKLTSEGVNSPISKFINDEAMNRILSKMDAKTGDLILFVADRDKIVFDSLGHVRIDAAKKLDLLKKDEYKLLYVTEFPQFEYDEDNNRYVAMHHPFTSPLDEDMGLLESNPSKVRAKAYDMVLNGVELGGGSIRIHNSKIQEKMFTALGFSTEEAWDKFGFLLEAFKYGTPPHGGIAFGLDRLIMLLAGEESIREVIAFPKTQNASCPLTNAPSEADNTALLELGIGLLDN
- a CDS encoding MBL fold metallo-hydrolase, whose product is MFLEKLEVGVYRVNCYVIADKNSMSAAVIDPGADFENIRDIIEDNGFDLKYIILTHAHGDHIGAINYLKDTYNPKIVIHYLEKEILENPDYNFSKQLGMNSVSSNADLMLHDGDTLELGDLKLEIMHTPGHTKGSMCILVNEIMFSGDTLFAGSMGRTDLYSGDSDRMKASLKKLKQLTINYTVLPGHGGATTLEYEKTSNPFMRDEFHDY
- the hemZ gene encoding coproporphyrinogen dehydrogenase HemZ, which encodes MIIKVDNQSVEFEVKQLLNSFHISDELEIEMFRSAKDISTIIKNDGEKLCFIEKVDDGFKETISYKKALFKALKSIYPSSNHPWGILTGIRPVKIAQDLIKKNIDYITIKKMLNKIYYISDEKIDLMLRIAKIQSKYLDDIEKSYSIYISIPFCPSRCNYCSFFSCSLDKGQNLIDPYLDSLEKELKFFYSNKVIYDKELLSIYIGGGTPSTLSINQFQRLIKILQTYVPLKNVKEFTFEAGRPDTLDREKLEAIKMSPVTRLSINPQTMNDVTLKKIGRNHTVSDIIECFKISRDIGFDNINMDLILGLEDESIENITKTLSHIKELKPDSLTVHTLAIKKASTLINDSQGALDKLRTYNIEDFMKISADAADYLGMKPYYLYRQKNMLSNLENIGYALEDKISLYNIAIMEEKQTIIAFGSGSVSKFTYPEENRIERVSNIKDVKLYIDNVEQVIAKKNKEVEKWI